The following are from one region of the Salvia splendens isolate huo1 chromosome 2, SspV2, whole genome shotgun sequence genome:
- the LOC121782395 gene encoding DEAD-box ATP-dependent RNA helicase 28-like yields the protein MEKFVFDPPSDEEIDHSTDGDSDEEVEVSDDEEVVRKGRTTQSPWDFSSYTESIADEHARRSTTSIDYKISKALERRPIAAAEEADSEERSDSEIEIQDGYRSEEEEGKDAPTTSGNAEKAFFSSEDGVTFEANSFLDFSLSRPLLLACKELGYVKPTPIQAACIPYALLKRDICGSAITGSGKTAAFALPTLERLLLWRKSRPAVRALILTPTRELAIQIDSMIKTLAKHVPTIRSCVIVGGVSMKVQEAALRTLPDVVVATPGRMIDHLRNSMSVHLDELAVLILDEADRLLELGFSADINELVKLCSKSRQTMLFSATMTEKVDELANLSLKKPVRLSADPRAKRPATLTEEVIRIRRMREGNQEAVLLSICSKSFTSRVIVFSGTKKAAHRLKILFGLAGFKAAELHGDLTQAQRMDALDLFRKQQVDFLIATDVAARGLDIVGVCTVINFACPRNITSYVHRVGRTARAGKEGHAVTFVTDEDRSLLNSIVKRVGSRMRKRTVAEKSIQKWSEIIEQMEDQVSSILREEREEMALRKAEMEVTKAENMIAHRDEIYSRPKRTWFVTEREKKLAAKALKEASDKGKGSRRSTISAEQAEELKMKEKRKREHEKNLPRKKRRKLEAAREMLEDEADVKGGEKNGISLVDVAYRRAKAVKAASKAVQAGKIVKKHVKNPKHPTRSRTDEMQELFQDDMSEKKQKRAIKGGLKKKSSFKSKTRYKRR from the exons ATGGAGAAATTCGTGTTCGATCCCCCCAGCGATGAGGAAATCGACCACAGCACCGACGGCGACTCCGACGAAGAAGTTGAAGTTTCCGACGACGAAGAAGTAGTGCGGAAAGGCAGGACAACCCAGTCGCCTTGGGATTTCTCCTCCTACACCGAATCTATCGCAGACGAGCACGCGCGAAGGAGCACAACTTCGATAGactacaaaattagtaaagctCTTGAGCGGCGCCCCATCGCCGCCGCAGAAGAAGCTGATTCCGAGGAGCGGTCGGATTCCGAAATCGAGATCCAG GACGGTTATAGGTCTGAAGAGGAAGAGGGCAAAGACGCCCCGACGACTAGTGGCAATGCTGAAAAAGCGTTCTTTTCATCCGAGGATGGTGTAACCTTCGAAGCTAACTCGTTTCTGGATTTTTCTCTCTCGAGGCCATTGCTACTGGCATGTAAAGAATTGGGTTATGTAAAGCCTACTCCCATTCAG GCTGCTTGTATACCTTATGCTTTACTTAAGCGTGATATATGCGGGAGTGCTATTACTGGATCTGGGAAG ACAGCTGCTTTTGCTTTACCAACCCTGGAGAGGCTTTTGTTATGGCGAAAGAGTAGACCAGCTGTTAGAGCTCTAATTCTTACACCTACAAGGGAGTTGGCTATTCA GATTGATAGTATGATTAAGACACTTGCTAAGCATGTGCCGACCATCAGAAGTTGTGTGATTGTTGGTGGAGTTTCGATGAAG GTGCAAGAAGCTGCTCTAAGAACTTTACCAGATGTAGTTGTTGCAACTCCAGGACGGATGATAGATCACTTGCGTAACTCTATGTCTGTACATCTGGATGAGCTCGCAGTTTTGATACTTGATGAAGCTGATCGGCTTCTTGAGCTTGGATTTAGTGCTGATATTAATGAATTG GTAAAATTATGTTCTAAAAGTAGACAAACCATGTTATTCTCAGCAACCATGACTGAGAAAGTTGATGAGCTTGCCAATCTTTCCTTGAAAAAACCCGTACGCTTGTCAGCTGATCCAAGAGCAAAGCGACCAGCTACATTAACTGAAGA GGTGATTCGCATACGGCGAATGCGTGAAGGAAATCAGGAAGcagttcttctttccatatgctCCAAGAGCTTTACATCTAGAGTGATTGTCTTCAG TGGTACCAAGAAAGCAGCTCATAGATTAAAAATTCTATTTGGGTTGGCTGGCTTTAAAGCAGCTGAGCTTCACGGGGACCTTACCCAAGCCCAGCGTATGGAC GCATTGGACCTTTTCAGGAAACAGCAAGTGGACTTTCTTATTGCAACAGATGTTGCTGCTCGT GGTCTTGATATCGTTGGTGTTTGTACAGTCATTAATTTTGCATGTCCACGAAACATTACAAG TTACGTCCATCGAGTGGGTCGCACTGCCAGGGCTGGTAAAGAAGGACATGCTGTTACCTTTGTTACTGATGAGGATCGGTCTCTCCTAAATTCTATA GTTAAAAGAGTTGGTtcaaggatgaggaaaagaacCGTTGCTGAAAAGTCAATACAGAAGTGGTCTGAAATAATTGAGCAAATGGAAGATCAAGTATCATCAATTCTTCGAGAAGAACG GGAGGAGATGGCACTAAGGAAAGCTGAAATGGAGGTTACAAAG GCAGAAAATATGATTGCTCACAGAGATGAAATTTATTCACGCCCTAAAAGAACGTGGTTTGTTACTGAAAGGGAAAAGAAACTTGCTGCTAAAGCATTGAAG GAAGCTTCGGATAAGGGAAAAGGTTCTCGACGTAGCACAATTAGTGCAGAACAAGCAGAGGAGTTGAAGATGAAGGAAAAGAGAAAGCGAGAGCACGAG AAAAACTTGCCAAGGAAGAAAAGAAGGAAATTGGAAGCGGCTAGAGAGATGTTAGAGGACGAGGCTGATGTCAAG GGTGGAGAGAAAAATGGAATTTCACTTGTTGATGTTGCATATCGAAGAGCAAAAGCAGTCAAGGCTGCAAGCAAGGCTGTTCAGGCTGGCAAGATTGTGAAAAAACATGTTAAAAACCCCAAGCATCCTACACGATCAAGAACAGACGAGATGCAAGAACTTTTCCAGGATGACATGAGTGAGAAAAAGCAGAAAAGAGCCATCAAAGGCGGTTTGAAGAAGAAGTCCTCTTTCAAGAGCAAGACTCG GTACAAGCGGAGGTAG
- the LOC121782382 gene encoding uncharacterized protein LOC121782382 has product MTLDDFFTLTEMNNGLTAPSRVRELMAVMEKERNSVVKNAADSTRQWSAVASAVVATENKECVDLFLQLDGLNFISKWLKDAQKLDDDTSGSFVEESLAHLLRALEKLDVDHEKLLASGVWETVKNLLMHSSSRVQDKARALFESWKTKMNSTTSLPDVDKTGASTVDEPQKSGDIERGIEHSESLPRDASICQENPINTKTPDSEDPVLSTSSNDALNHQKVESANNMDKSLNLPIGNDVSFHQVVSSPLQAPSTEPPCHPDNTTSEPCVAAVPGEGATESLSDKVGLLETSKDGSFTSSSVVAKEKKTITESPQKNSFDEGFSCTDSKEIDSDAKDVKYGEDGLNQHKGSIALISKAGSNSNPLMLPRPSNNEKSWGSPNDLVKFISGTEGKGKINTSGLHVTENDLANSYASGRKLMDRGPERAGKKSDVDIDHGILDPLEYAMQVAMEVEREVVDDKERSCGSSEKLPEGNIRQPKSPDSVSQKQPLCSEGSPKEVVDEPNLSDASSPMQDESATSSGHQDAEQTNGTQDMATSQVAEVAQEEANEDKGLCEFDLNEEVCPEDPERPENQFFAPVSFVSASRAAAAPGQPGAPLQFEGNLGWKGSAVTSAFRPASPRRMRESDKDLSTGGSSSSSKQRQGFLDFDLNVAESIDPKTGDWTADKHLQLYSTVVSGESSAETSSRKSEHLALDLNHSSEDAGPLLDWRTGQFFPQERGHHSQSHSLISSKQTARDINLNDQPTHLNDSSVITYLSQASQTFNVSGGNKSDDSVISIMGKRVEVNRKDFVSHIPHLANGPSPEQLPFEVNLGRTGNLLGIGSAPTYSNSPGYGLNSFAPGHPLPFPSTIYGSGGPIPYMMDSRGQPVFPQVVGSASALPPAFSQPPFLVNLNTSNPPNGVGPSRSSVDLNSGMLLESGSKDPAGFGLFLNSAQVRSVEEQSRPNSVYSGKRKEPENGWEHFPFGHCTPPWK; this is encoded by the coding sequence ATGACACTAGACGACTTCTTCACCTTGACTGAGATGAACAATGGGCTTACAGCCCCTTCTCGGGTCAGGGAACTTATGGCTGTCAtggagaaagaaagaaatagtGTGGTGAAGAATGCAGCTGATTCGACAAGGCAGTGGTCTGCAGTTGCAAGCGCTGTAGTTGCCACTGAGAACAAGGAGTGTGTTGACCTTTTTCTTCAGTTAGATGGCCTCAACTTCATCTCCAAGTGGTTGAAGGATGCCCAGAAGCTCGATGACGACACAAGTGGCAGCTTTGTAGAAGAATCACTTGCCCATTTGCTGCGGGCACTTGAAAAACTGGACGTGGACCATGAAAAACTGCTTGCTTCTGGAGTCTGGGAAACTGTTAAGAACCTCCTTATGCACAGTAGTTCCAGGGTTCAGGATAAAGCTCGTGCACTGTTTGAAAGCTGGAAAACAAAGATGAATAGCACCACATCTTTACCTGATGTGGATAAAACAGGAGCTTCAACTGTAGATGAGCCTCAAAAAAGTGGCGATATAGAGAGGGGCATCGAACATTCAGAATCTCTCCCGAGAGATGCATCTATCTGCCAAGAAAATCCTATTAATACAAAGACCCCTGACTCGGAGGATCCAGTCCTCTCCACAAGTTCCAATGATGCTCTTAATCATCAAAAGGTTGAAAGTGCAAACAATATGGACAAAAGTTTAAATCTCCCAATTGGAAATGATGTATCATTTCACCAAGTTGTCTCATCGCCCTTACAAGCACCTTCAACGGAGCCTCCATGTCATCCAGATAACACTACATCTGAGCCATGTGTTGCAGCTGTTCCTGGGGAAGGTGCTACTGAAAGTTTGTCTGATAAAGTGGGATTGCTTGAAACATCAAAAGACGGATCTTTTACTTCAAGTTCTGTCGTTGCCAAGGAAAAGAAAACCATAACTGAGAGTCCGCAAAAGAACTCGTTTGATGAAGGCTTCTCATGTACCGACTCAAAGGAGATAGACTCTGATGCAAAAGATGTCAAGTACGGAGAAGATGGTTTAAATCAACATAAAGGTTCTATTGCATTAATTTCTAAAGCAGGGAGTAATAGTAACCCTCTTATGTTGCCAAGGCCCTCGAACAATGAGAAGAGCTGGGGAAGTCCTAATGATTTAGTGAAATTCATTTCAGGGACGGAAGGTAAAGGAAAGATTAACACAAGTGGCCTTCATGTTACTGAAAATGATTTAGCAAATAGTTATGCTTCCGGCAGAAAGTTAATGGATAGGGGACCTGAACGAGCTGGTAAGAAGTCCGATGTTGATATAGACCATGGAATTCTAGATCCTTTGGAATATGCAATGCAGGTAGCCATGGAGGTGGAGAGGGAAGTTGTAGATGACAAAGAACGGAGTTGTGGTTCATCAGAGAAATTACCAGAAGGTAATATAAGGCAGCCGAAGAGCCCCGACTCTGTGAGCCAAAAACAACCACTTTGCAGTGAGGGCTCACCTAAGGAGGTAGTAGATGAGCCTAATTTATCGGATGCATCGTCACCGATGCAGGATGAATCTGCAACCAGCTCCGGTCACCAAGATGCTGAGCAGACAAATGGTACACAAGATATGGCAACCTCTCAAGTCGCAGAGGTGGCTCAAGAAGAAGCCAACGAAGACAAAGGCCTATGTGAATTTGACCTGAATGAAGAAGTTTGTCCAGAAGATCCTGAGCGTCCTGAGAATCAATTTTTTGCACCTGTCTCTTTTGTTTCTGCTTCAAGAGCTGCAGCAGCTCCTGGCCAGCCCGGTGCTCCATTGCAATTTGAGGGCAATCTTGGCTGGAAAGGTTCGGCTGTAACAAGTGCATTTCGCCCAGCATCACCTCGCCGGATGCGGGAAAGTGACAAGGATCTCTCAACTGGGGGAAGCAGTAGCAGCTCAAAGCAACGGCAGGGATTTCTTGACTTTGATCTTAATGTAGCTGAAAGCATTGACCCCAAAACAGGAGACTGGACAGCAGATAAACATCTCCAGTTGTATTCTACAGTTGTTTCTGGTGAATCTTCTGCTGAAACAAGCTCGAGAAAATCTGAACATCTTGCACTGGATCTGAACCATTCAAGTGAAGATGCAGGTCCGTTATTAGATTGGCGGACAGGGCAGTTCTTTCCCCAAGAACGCGGACACCATAGTCAGTCTCATTCCTTAATTTCTTCAAAACAGACTGCAAGGGATATTAATTTGAATGATCAGCCGACTCACCTCAATGATTCTTCTGTTATTACCTATTTAAGTCAGGCATCTCAAACTTTCAATGTCTCCGGAGGTAACAAGTCAGATGATTCTGTAATATCCATAATGGGCAAGAGAGTTGAAGTCAACAGGAAAGATTTTGTTTCTCATATTCCACATCTAGCAAATGGGCCGTCCCCAGAGCAGCTTCCGTTTGAGGTTAACCTGGGGAGAACAGGTAACCTTTTAGGCATTGGATCTGCACCTACATATTCCAATTCACCAGGGTATGGTCTTAATAGTTTTGCGCCTGGGCATCCTTTGCCTTTTCCCTCAACGATATACGGATCTGGAGGGCCCATTCCTTACATGATGGATTCCAGAGGACAGCCTGTTTTCCCACAGGTGGTGGGCTCTGCTTCAGCTTTGCCACCTGCTTTCTCTCAACCACCCTTTCTGGTGAACTTGAATACCTCAAATCCTCCAAATGGGGTTGGGCCATCGAGAAGCAGTGTTGATCTCAATTCTGGTATGCTCTTGGAAAGTGGGAGTAAAGACCCTGCAGGATTTGGACTCTTCTTGAATTCAGCTCAAGTGAGGTCGGTGGAGGAGCAGTCGAGGCCCAACTCGGTTTACAGTGGGAAGCGAAAAGAACCAGAAAATGGATGGGAACATTTTCCTTTCGGGCATTGTACACCACCTTGGAAATAA